A genome region from Dolichospermum compactum NIES-806 includes the following:
- a CDS encoding arylsulfatase, with amino-acid sequence MSRSILRALSLSFLIILLMVTSPALADTGKVLPVNPPSFKGKIGITYQESTPDFPAPIKAPEQAPNVLLVLLDDVGFGQASTFGGVIETPNLTRLAEKGLRYNQFHTTALCSPTRAALLTGRNHHSVGTGVVAELASGFPGYTTILPKSAATVAEVLRQNGYNTAAFGKWHNTPDYETSAVGPFDRWPTGLGFEYFYGFLGGDTNQWSPALVENTKRIAPPINNPDYHLTPDLVDHAISWIHSQQSIAPDKPFFTYLATGATHAPHHTPKAWIDKYQGKFDQGWDKLREETFARQKQLGVIPANAQLTPRPKELPAWDSLSPDDQKIYAHEMEVFAGFLAYTDHEVGRLINAIDQIGELDNTLVFYIVGDNGASAEGGLAGSVNELKVFNKVPESREQLLASLNDLGSPKTFNHYHAAWAWAGTTPFQWTKQIASHFGGTRNPLIIAWGDRIKDQGGLRSQFHHVIDITPTIFEAAGITAPTQVNGVKQQKVEGTSLVYTFDDPEAASERKTQYFEMFGNRAIYNNGWIAVARHPRLPWQGTINADFEKDPWELYNIEEDFSEANDLASENPEKLKKLKKLFLSEARKHKVLPLDDRLSERFDVQSRPSPAAGRTTFTYYSGAVSIPEGSAPSLKNKSFSITADVEIPESGAEGVLLTQGGRFAGWGFFLEDSKPTYVYNFVNSERYIIQSPEKIAPGKSTIKFNFDYEGGGVGAGGIGKLFINDQQVAEGRIEKTLPYRLALNETFDVGRDTGTPIVETYQVPFAFTGNLQKVTLNLK; translated from the coding sequence ATGTCACGTTCAATTCTACGGGCGCTGTCTCTATCTTTTCTCATCATATTGTTGATGGTAACAAGTCCCGCACTAGCAGATACAGGAAAAGTATTACCAGTTAATCCACCATCTTTCAAAGGTAAAATCGGTATAACTTATCAAGAATCAACACCGGATTTTCCCGCACCAATTAAAGCCCCTGAACAAGCCCCCAATGTATTATTAGTATTATTGGATGATGTGGGTTTTGGGCAAGCAAGTACCTTTGGTGGTGTTATAGAAACCCCTAATCTGACTCGTTTGGCTGAAAAAGGATTACGTTACAACCAATTTCACACCACAGCCCTTTGTTCACCTACCAGAGCAGCTTTATTAACTGGACGCAATCATCATTCAGTTGGTACAGGTGTAGTTGCAGAATTGGCATCAGGCTTTCCAGGTTACACAACAATCTTGCCTAAGAGTGCTGCTACTGTAGCGGAAGTATTACGGCAGAATGGTTATAACACCGCAGCTTTCGGTAAATGGCACAATACACCGGATTATGAAACCAGTGCGGTTGGTCCATTTGACCGCTGGCCGACAGGGTTGGGATTTGAGTATTTTTACGGTTTCTTAGGTGGTGATACTAACCAATGGAGTCCAGCTTTGGTAGAAAATACTAAGCGGATTGCACCACCAATCAATAACCCTGATTACCATTTGACCCCAGATTTAGTAGATCATGCCATTAGCTGGATTCATTCTCAACAGTCTATAGCCCCTGATAAGCCTTTCTTTACCTATTTGGCTACTGGTGCTACCCATGCACCTCATCACACCCCCAAAGCCTGGATAGACAAGTATCAAGGCAAATTTGATCAAGGCTGGGATAAGTTACGAGAAGAAACCTTTGCCCGTCAAAAACAACTGGGTGTAATTCCTGCTAATGCCCAGCTTACTCCCCGTCCCAAAGAATTGCCAGCATGGGATTCATTATCTCCAGATGATCAAAAAATCTATGCCCATGAAATGGAAGTATTTGCGGGATTTTTAGCATATACCGACCATGAAGTGGGAAGATTAATTAATGCCATTGACCAAATTGGGGAATTAGACAACACCTTAGTTTTCTACATCGTTGGTGATAACGGTGCTAGTGCAGAAGGTGGTTTAGCAGGTAGCGTCAATGAATTAAAAGTTTTCAATAAAGTACCCGAAAGCCGAGAACAACTCCTAGCTTCTTTGAATGACTTAGGTAGTCCCAAAACCTTTAATCATTATCATGCAGCTTGGGCTTGGGCAGGTACTACTCCCTTCCAATGGACAAAACAAATAGCTTCTCACTTTGGTGGAACTCGTAACCCCTTAATTATTGCATGGGGCGATCGCATTAAAGATCAAGGCGGACTTCGTAGCCAATTCCATCATGTCATTGATATTACGCCAACTATTTTTGAAGCTGCGGGAATTACTGCACCCACCCAAGTTAACGGGGTGAAACAACAGAAAGTTGAAGGTACTAGCCTAGTTTACACATTTGATGATCCTGAAGCTGCTTCTGAGCGTAAAACTCAGTATTTTGAGATGTTCGGAAACCGAGCTATTTATAATAATGGATGGATAGCTGTGGCGCGTCATCCTCGATTACCTTGGCAGGGTACAATTAATGCTGACTTCGAGAAAGATCCTTGGGAACTATATAACATTGAGGAAGATTTCAGCGAAGCGAATGACTTAGCATCTGAAAATCCAGAAAAACTGAAAAAACTGAAAAAGTTATTTTTATCAGAAGCACGTAAACACAAAGTTCTCCCATTAGATGATCGCCTTTCTGAACGTTTTGATGTCCAAAGTCGTCCTTCCCCAGCCGCAGGACGCACAACGTTTACTTATTATTCTGGTGCAGTTAGTATTCCCGAAGGTAGCGCCCCAAGTCTGAAAAATAAATCTTTTAGCATTACGGCTGATGTGGAAATTCCAGAAAGTGGTGCAGAAGGTGTTCTATTAACTCAAGGTGGACGTTTTGCTGGTTGGGGATTTTTTCTCGAAGATAGTAAACCAACTTACGTTTACAACTTTGTTAATTCGGAACGTTACATTATTCAATCTCCTGAAAAGATAGCACCAGGTAAATCAACAATCAAATTTAATTTTGATTATGAGGGTGGTGGAGTTGGTGCTGGTGGGATTGGCAAGTTATTCATTAATGATCAACAGGTTGCTGAAGGTCGAATTGAAAAAACTTTACCCTACCGTTTGGCTTTAAATGAAACTTTTGATGTTGGTCGAGATACAGGTACTCCTATTGTGGAAACTTATCAAGTACCGTTTGCTTTCACGGGTAATTTACAGAAGGTTACTTTGAATTTAAAGTAA
- a CDS encoding MFS transporter, which produces MLEENSTSLKKSNKIFAFLKNLPAIKSPNLFGFLIGESVSFFGSWMTQIALVWLVYQLTNSAMLVGIAGFSNQAMGLVITPLVGVLLDRWNLKYVLLTTQIVSIFLSSLLTFLTFSNQINFTDIIIIGILQGIVKAFDLPARQVTIPRLLENRSETYSAMAVHSFLINTAKFVSPMIGGLIIARNGVGLCFLVDAISYLPFILAILTIQIKPNTNYLSTSKSSKIWHNLKEGFIFVYNFLPIKSILILQIIVCFMAMTYVNLMPIFAKEVLKGNAKTMGFLMTATAFGSIFSGIYLMQRKKVIGLESVMAISTLVLGVSLILFSRSTQVEICLVLIFIVGLTNTLTLASISNFLQVILVEEDKRGRVTSIFMTTFLGILPFGNLFFGGLANYIGVANALLFGGVCCILGTYFFARQISNIRKVVNPIYQEMGLLS; this is translated from the coding sequence ATGTTAGAAGAAAATAGCACATCATTAAAGAAAAGCAACAAAATATTTGCTTTTTTGAAAAATTTACCTGCAATTAAATCACCCAATTTATTTGGTTTTCTCATTGGGGAAAGTGTGTCTTTTTTCGGCTCTTGGATGACACAAATTGCCTTAGTATGGCTGGTTTATCAATTGACAAATTCAGCTATGTTAGTTGGTATAGCTGGCTTTAGCAATCAAGCTATGGGTTTGGTGATTACACCATTGGTAGGAGTATTACTAGATAGATGGAATTTAAAGTATGTTTTATTAACTACTCAAATAGTATCTATTTTTCTATCTTCATTACTAACTTTTTTAACTTTTAGTAATCAGATAAATTTTACAGATATTATTATCATTGGTATTCTTCAGGGCATAGTAAAAGCTTTTGATTTACCAGCACGTCAAGTAACTATTCCCAGGTTACTAGAAAATAGAAGTGAGACCTATAGTGCAATGGCTGTGCATTCATTTTTAATTAATACAGCTAAATTTGTCAGCCCCATGATTGGGGGTTTGATAATTGCTAGAAATGGAGTAGGTTTATGTTTTTTAGTAGATGCTATTAGCTATTTACCTTTTATATTAGCTATCTTAACTATACAGATAAAACCAAATACCAATTATTTATCAACATCCAAATCTTCAAAAATTTGGCATAACTTGAAAGAAGGATTTATTTTTGTCTATAATTTCCTGCCTATTAAATCCATTTTAATATTGCAAATTATAGTTTGCTTTATGGCAATGACTTATGTAAATCTCATGCCGATATTTGCTAAAGAAGTGCTGAAAGGCAATGCAAAAACAATGGGTTTTCTGATGACTGCTACAGCTTTTGGTTCTATCTTTTCGGGGATTTATCTTATGCAGCGCAAGAAAGTAATAGGACTAGAAAGTGTTATGGCAATTTCTACTTTAGTCTTGGGAGTATCATTAATATTATTTTCTCGTTCAACACAGGTAGAAATTTGTTTAGTATTAATCTTTATTGTGGGATTAACTAACACACTGACTCTAGCTTCAATTAGTAATTTTCTGCAAGTAATTTTAGTTGAAGAAGATAAAAGAGGACGAGTAACCAGTATATTTATGACAACTTTTTTGGGAATATTGCCTTTTGGTAATTTATTTTTCGGAGGATTAGCAAATTATATTGGCGTTGCTAATGCTTTATTGTTTGGCGGTGTTTGTTGTATTTTGGGAACGTATTTTTTTGCTAGACAAATATCAAATATTAGAAAAGTGGTAAACCCAATATATCAAGAAATGGGATTACTTTCTTAG
- a CDS encoding FAD-dependent oxidoreductase codes for MTQKQLFSQDSDVDQTLLADVLVIGGGPAGTWSAWSAANCGAKVVLVDKGYCGTSGCAAASGNGVWYVPPEPDSREAAMASREALGGFLSSRDWMQRVLDQTYANVNQLADWGYPFPTGEDGKPYRRSLQGPEYMRLMRQQVKRAGVKILDHSPALQLLVDAEGAVAGVTGVNRQTGEKWVVRSHSVIIATGGCAFLSKALGCNVLTGDGYLMAAEAGADMSGMEFSNAYGIAPAFSSVTKTLFYNWATFTYEDGTPIPGAGSQKGRSVIAETLITQPVYCIIDKASEEMQVTMRLSQPNFFLPFDRAGINPFTQRFPVTLRLEGTVRGTGGIRITDYTCATSVRGLYAAGDAATRELICGGFTGGGSHNAAWALSSGYWAGQSAATYSRDLGVQANQRPVQAVGGAGFIYGSQRQTDSEEIIKATQAEVFPYDRNYFRNERSLIESLQRLHFLWHKIRNSEVADNSNIVRTREAAAMVATARWMYSSALERKETRGMHKHQDYPQQDANQQHHLISGGLDQVWVKATPIQEVKTKELVTV; via the coding sequence ATGACTCAAAAACAATTATTTTCCCAAGATAGCGATGTTGATCAAACCTTATTAGCTGATGTATTAGTAATTGGTGGTGGACCTGCTGGAACTTGGTCAGCCTGGAGTGCTGCTAACTGTGGTGCAAAAGTGGTCTTAGTAGATAAAGGCTATTGTGGCACAAGTGGCTGTGCAGCCGCATCAGGTAACGGTGTGTGGTATGTGCCACCCGAACCCGACAGTAGAGAAGCAGCAATGGCTTCTAGAGAGGCTTTAGGAGGATTTTTATCTAGCCGTGATTGGATGCAACGGGTACTAGATCAAACTTATGCGAACGTTAACCAACTAGCTGACTGGGGTTATCCGTTTCCTACGGGTGAAGATGGTAAACCCTATCGGCGCAGTCTGCAAGGGCCAGAATATATGCGTTTGATGCGGCAACAAGTAAAACGGGCAGGAGTGAAAATTTTAGATCACAGTCCGGCTTTACAGTTGTTGGTAGATGCAGAAGGGGCTGTAGCTGGGGTGACGGGGGTTAACCGTCAGACTGGTGAAAAGTGGGTTGTGCGATCGCATTCAGTAATCATTGCTACCGGAGGCTGTGCTTTCTTGAGTAAGGCCTTGGGTTGCAATGTGCTAACAGGGGATGGATACCTGATGGCAGCAGAAGCGGGTGCAGATATGTCGGGAATGGAGTTTTCCAACGCCTATGGCATCGCACCTGCTTTTTCCTCTGTCACCAAAACCTTATTCTATAATTGGGCAACTTTTACCTACGAAGATGGGACCCCTATCCCCGGCGCTGGTTCACAAAAAGGGCGTTCTGTGATTGCCGAAACTTTGATAACTCAACCAGTTTATTGCATCATAGACAAAGCCTCAGAAGAAATGCAGGTAACAATGCGGTTATCTCAACCTAATTTCTTTCTACCTTTTGATCGTGCAGGTATTAATCCCTTTACTCAACGTTTCCCTGTGACTCTGCGTTTAGAGGGGACTGTCCGGGGTACAGGTGGGATTAGAATTACTGATTATACTTGTGCTACTTCAGTCCGTGGACTTTATGCTGCTGGTGATGCAGCCACAAGAGAATTAATTTGTGGTGGTTTTACTGGTGGTGGTAGTCATAACGCCGCTTGGGCGCTATCTTCAGGGTATTGGGCAGGACAGTCTGCGGCTACATACTCCCGTGATTTAGGTGTGCAAGCCAACCAAAGACCAGTTCAAGCTGTAGGTGGTGCAGGATTTATTTATGGTAGTCAGCGCCAAACTGACAGTGAAGAAATAATTAAAGCTACTCAAGCGGAAGTTTTCCCTTATGATCGCAACTATTTCCGTAATGAACGCAGTTTGATAGAATCACTGCAAAGATTACATTTCCTTTGGCATAAAATTCGTAACAGCGAGGTTGCAGATAATAGCAATATTGTCCGTACCAGGGAAGCAGCTGCAATGGTAGCTACAGCTAGATGGATGTATAGCAGTGCCTTGGAACGGAAAGAAACTCGCGGAATGCACAAACACCAGGATTATCCACAGCAAGATGCTAACCAACAACATCATTTAATTAGTGGTGGTTTGGATCAAGTGTGGGTGAAAGCTACACCTATCCAGGAAGTAAAAACGAAAGAACTCGTAACTGTTTAA
- a CDS encoding SDR family NAD(P)-dependent oxidoreductase, producing the protein MVSKLEEKVAIITGTSSGIGKATAISLAAEGAKVVIAARRGDRLLAVAKHITENGGQALSVIADITDEVQVKNLIQKAHGEFGRVDILVNNAGISFPGRIENADPANWRKMIDINVLALMYTTHTVLPIFKAQKSGHIVNISSVAGRIAKAGMAAYNVTKWGVNAFSEALRQEVYQDNIRVTIIEPGLVETEIDQHITDVVAKQEIAARRKAITPLQSEDIAAAIVYAVSQPQHVNVNEILIRPTQQER; encoded by the coding sequence ATGGTAAGTAAATTAGAAGAAAAAGTGGCTATTATTACCGGAACTTCTTCGGGAATTGGTAAAGCTACAGCTATTTCACTCGCCGCAGAAGGAGCAAAAGTAGTGATTGCAGCTAGAAGGGGAGATAGGTTGCTGGCTGTAGCAAAACATATTACTGAAAATGGTGGACAAGCATTATCCGTTATTGCAGATATTACCGATGAAGTACAAGTTAAAAATTTGATCCAAAAAGCTCATGGAGAATTTGGGCGCGTAGATATTTTAGTAAACAATGCAGGTATCTCATTTCCAGGCAGGATTGAAAATGCAGATCCCGCAAACTGGCGAAAAATGATTGATATCAACGTTTTGGCGCTAATGTACACAACTCACACTGTATTACCTATTTTCAAAGCGCAAAAATCAGGACATATCGTTAATATTTCATCCGTCGCTGGACGCATTGCAAAAGCAGGAATGGCTGCCTACAATGTCACTAAATGGGGTGTAAATGCCTTTTCGGAAGCATTAAGACAGGAAGTATATCAAGATAATATCCGCGTTACTATTATCGAGCCTGGTTTAGTAGAAACAGAAATTGATCAGCATATTACCGATGTAGTAGCAAAGCAGGAAATTGCAGCCAGACGGAAAGCAATTACACCTTTACAAAGTGAAGATATCGCAGCAGCAATAGTTTATGCTGTTAGTCAACCACAGCACGTAAATGTGAATGAAATCTTGATTCGTCCAACTCAGCAAGAACGGTAA
- a CDS encoding D-2-hydroxyacid dehydrogenase: MKLILPIEIAHEIEPHLPENAIVVRVDGEGNIDGDATDAEVYFSWFYLKPTTLHRVLDAAPSLRWHHAPNAGVNHILTPKYLERDLILTNGAGTHAIPIAEFVIAYLLAYSKQLPTLYKLQAEHNWQRGWQFQELLDKTLLIIGAGGIGQEIAVRAKAFGMRIFGSSRHPKQLPNFDKVVGANEWKELLPEANFIVIAAPLTPETKGMIDVDTLRLFRPDAYLINIARGAIVDESALTQALQAGWIAGAALDTVFIEPLPPESPLWTLPNVFITPHCSGNSPRVKERTLALFLENFTRYHQGQRLRNVVDKTAGY, translated from the coding sequence GTGAAACTCATTTTACCAATAGAAATTGCTCATGAAATTGAACCTCATTTACCTGAAAATGCTATTGTGGTGCGTGTAGATGGGGAAGGTAATATAGATGGTGATGCGACAGATGCAGAAGTTTATTTTAGTTGGTTTTATCTCAAGCCTACTACTTTACATCGAGTTTTAGATGCTGCGCCTTCATTACGTTGGCATCATGCCCCAAATGCTGGTGTAAATCATATTCTCACACCAAAGTATTTAGAACGGGATTTGATTTTAACTAATGGTGCAGGGACTCATGCTATTCCCATTGCCGAATTTGTGATTGCTTATTTACTGGCTTACAGTAAACAATTACCAACATTATATAAACTACAAGCTGAACATAATTGGCAAAGGGGTTGGCAATTTCAAGAACTACTAGATAAAACTTTATTAATTATTGGTGCAGGTGGTATTGGACAAGAAATTGCTGTTCGTGCTAAAGCATTTGGAATGCGTATTTTTGGCAGTTCTCGTCATCCCAAACAGTTACCAAATTTTGATAAAGTAGTCGGTGCAAATGAATGGAAAGAATTACTCCCAGAAGCCAATTTTATTGTTATTGCTGCACCTTTAACACCGGAAACAAAGGGAATGATTGATGTAGATACCTTGCGTTTATTCCGCCCCGATGCCTATTTAATTAATATTGCACGAGGGGCAATTGTTGATGAATCAGCACTCACTCAGGCTTTACAAGCAGGATGGATTGCTGGGGCAGCATTAGATACAGTTTTTATAGAACCACTACCACCTGAGAGTCCGTTGTGGACATTGCCAAATGTCTTTATTACACCCCATTGTTCTGGAAATTCGCCCAGAGTTAAAGAGAGAACACTTGCCCTATTTTTAGAAAATTTCACCCGCTATCATCAAGGGCAACGATTACGTAATGTGGTTGATAAAACTGCTGGTTATTAA
- a CDS encoding MgtC/SapB family protein encodes MITMFLAADDWVHIGFRLILALLVGCIIGLNRQKGGRPAGMRTFMLVSMGAALFVMIPLQAEGDSSFVGTNALSRTIQGVTTGIGFLGAGLILQESPRKSEVPKVRGLTTAACVWTAAGLGAAIGCGLWQMGLLGGFLTLITLSGVKRFDRFVRFLIGQNSQEIASQLNDPTDDD; translated from the coding sequence ATGATTACTATGTTTTTGGCTGCCGATGATTGGGTACATATAGGTTTTAGATTAATATTGGCTCTTTTAGTCGGTTGCATCATTGGATTGAACCGTCAGAAAGGTGGTAGACCAGCAGGGATGAGGACATTTATGTTAGTGAGTATGGGAGCGGCATTATTTGTGATGATTCCTTTACAAGCTGAAGGTGATAGTTCCTTCGTTGGAACTAATGCCCTGAGTCGTACCATTCAAGGTGTAACTACTGGCATAGGCTTTCTTGGCGCAGGATTAATTTTGCAAGAATCTCCCAGAAAATCTGAAGTGCCAAAAGTACGGGGCTTGACTACAGCAGCCTGTGTTTGGACGGCGGCAGGATTGGGAGCAGCCATTGGTTGTGGTTTGTGGCAAATGGGATTATTAGGAGGATTCTTGACTTTAATTACCCTGAGTGGGGTGAAGCGGTTTGACCGATTTGTGAGATTTTTAATTGGTCAAAATAGTCAAGAAATTGCTTCACAGCTAAATGATCCGACTGATGATGATTAA
- a CDS encoding 4Fe-4S dicluster domain-containing protein, whose amino-acid sequence MIELVSESRCIQCNICVKVCPTNVFDKVPNAPPIIARQSDCQTCFMCELYCPVDALYVSPDVEPLTGINEQSLEEAKLLGSYRKNIGWAKSLTTTAKQDSTYQLLNNIK is encoded by the coding sequence ATGATTGAATTAGTTAGTGAATCGCGGTGCATTCAATGTAACATCTGTGTTAAAGTTTGCCCGACAAATGTATTTGACAAAGTACCAAATGCACCGCCGATAATTGCCAGACAAAGCGACTGTCAAACCTGCTTTATGTGTGAATTGTATTGTCCAGTAGATGCGCTATATGTTTCACCGGACGTAGAACCCTTAACGGGAATTAACGAACAATCATTAGAAGAAGCTAAACTTTTAGGCAGTTATCGCAAAAATATTGGTTGGGCAAAGTCTCTCACAACCACAGCTAAACAAGATTCAACATATCAATTGTTGAATAATATCAAATAG
- the chrA gene encoding chromate efflux transporter, with amino-acid sequence MQYNLLFSRLGEIATLFFKLGVIGFGGPVAHIAMIEDEVVKRRRWLTQDHFLDLLGATNLIPGPNSTEMAIHVGYIYAGWAGLIVSGVCFILPAVLITGIFAWIYVNYGSLPQIAPLLYGIKPAVLAVIVNALWGLAKKAVKNRQLLIIAIAVGLLILVRQVNEVVALLFGGLLGMIWLHPRNQDKPPGNKPNLLIAVLTTGATLQTTSTISTVASGSIPLWQLGWFFLKVGSVLFGGGYVLIAFLQGGLVQEYGWLTQQQLLDAIAIGQFTPGPVLSTATFIGYVLAGVPGAIVATIGIFLPSFLFVAALNPIIPRLRSSAWTRSFLDAVNASAVALMVVAALQLGIATLKIAKPPYVDILGIAIALISIVLITRYRINAAWLVLGSSLIGYGAMALGYIKFSFMRI; translated from the coding sequence ATGCAGTACAACTTATTATTTAGTCGGTTGGGTGAAATAGCTACACTCTTTTTTAAACTGGGTGTTATTGGCTTTGGTGGACCAGTTGCCCATATTGCCATGATTGAAGATGAAGTAGTGAAGCGTCGTCGGTGGTTGACACAAGACCATTTTCTCGATTTACTAGGTGCAACCAATTTGATTCCTGGTCCCAATTCCACTGAAATGGCAATTCATGTGGGATATATTTATGCAGGATGGGCAGGGTTAATTGTCTCAGGTGTTTGTTTTATATTACCTGCCGTTTTAATAACAGGCATATTTGCCTGGATTTATGTTAATTATGGTAGTCTACCTCAAATTGCACCTTTACTTTATGGTATCAAACCTGCTGTTTTAGCGGTTATTGTAAATGCCCTTTGGGGTTTAGCAAAAAAAGCGGTTAAAAACCGTCAATTACTGATTATTGCTATAGCTGTAGGACTACTGATATTAGTTCGGCAAGTGAATGAAGTAGTTGCTTTATTGTTTGGGGGATTACTAGGTATGATTTGGTTACATCCTAGAAATCAAGACAAACCACCAGGAAATAAACCTAATTTATTGATTGCTGTTTTAACTACAGGCGCAACTTTACAGACAACATCTACAATTAGCACTGTGGCAAGTGGATCTATTCCTTTATGGCAATTAGGTTGGTTTTTTCTGAAAGTTGGTAGTGTTTTGTTTGGTGGTGGCTATGTGCTAATTGCATTTTTGCAAGGGGGATTAGTTCAAGAATATGGTTGGTTAACACAACAGCAGTTACTCGATGCGATCGCTATTGGTCAATTTACCCCTGGTCCAGTGCTGTCTACTGCCACCTTTATCGGCTATGTCTTAGCTGGTGTACCTGGTGCGATAGTAGCTACCATTGGTATTTTCCTACCATCTTTTCTCTTCGTTGCTGCCTTAAATCCGATTATTCCCCGTTTACGCAGTTCTGCTTGGACAAGATCATTTTTAGATGCTGTGAATGCCAGTGCTGTAGCACTGATGGTAGTAGCTGCCTTGCAACTGGGAATAGCTACTTTAAAAATAGCAAAACCACCCTATGTAGATATTCTGGGGATAGCGATCGCACTCATCTCCATAGTTTTGATTACTCGCTACCGCATCAATGCTGCTTGGCTAGTTTTAGGTAGTAGTTTAATTGGTTATGGTGCTATGGCTTTAGGTTATATCAAATTTAGCTTTATGAGAATTTGA
- a CDS encoding SDR family oxidoreductase, with the protein MSLELNLSGKTAIVTGGSAGIGLATAKGLYSEGVNVVIAARNQERLDQAVIDIQSLDNANAKVIGITADVTKAEDIDKVVSKILEQFGKIDILINNAGSARAGSFLELSDEAFLDAWNLKLLGYIRFVRAVVPHLKKQGDGRIVNIIGGAGRTPRPNFLPGGTTNAALLNFTRGISKELAQDNIRINAISPGLTDTERAKTLAVQNVQSLGITVDEYKAQAVKSIPLGKIVKPEEIASLALFLVSDLAASITGVEIQVDGGSTPGV; encoded by the coding sequence ATGAGTTTAGAACTAAATCTATCAGGTAAAACAGCAATTGTTACAGGTGGTAGTGCTGGAATTGGATTAGCTACCGCCAAAGGTTTATATAGTGAAGGTGTGAATGTAGTTATTGCTGCTCGCAACCAAGAAAGACTTGATCAAGCAGTAATTGATATTCAATCTTTAGATAATGCAAATGCTAAAGTTATTGGCATTACTGCCGACGTAACCAAAGCAGAAGATATTGACAAAGTTGTTTCTAAAATATTAGAACAATTTGGGAAAATTGATATCTTGATTAATAATGCTGGTTCAGCCCGTGCTGGTTCATTTTTAGAATTAAGTGATGAAGCATTTTTAGATGCTTGGAATTTAAAACTTTTGGGTTACATTCGCTTTGTGAGAGCCGTTGTACCTCATCTAAAAAAACAGGGTGATGGACGCATTGTTAATATTATCGGTGGTGCTGGACGGACACCCCGCCCTAATTTCCTACCAGGAGGAACAACAAATGCTGCATTGCTAAACTTTACACGAGGCATTTCTAAAGAATTAGCCCAAGATAATATTAGAATTAATGCCATTTCTCCAGGCTTAACAGACACAGAAAGAGCGAAAACTTTAGCAGTACAAAATGTCCAAAGTTTGGGTATTACGGTAGATGAATATAAAGCCCAAGCAGTGAAATCAATACCTTTAGGAAAAATCGTTAAGCCTGAAGAAATTGCATCTCTAGCTTTATTTTTAGTTTCTGATTTAGCTGCTTCTATTACTGGTGTAGAAATTCAAGTTGATGGTGGAAGTACACCGGGAGTTTAA
- a CDS encoding bile acid:sodium symporter family protein, with protein MHQIIPILDKIAFLAFIVTTMFGTGLKLTVQQIWQPLHNIRLVVLSLLTNFVLVPLFVYLLVLVIPVNEPVKDGLIIMALASGPPALPKLAQIVKGNLAFSTGLMMMLMFGTIFYMPIVLPLVLQGVEVNSWDIAKPLILMMLTPLGIGLLIKAKYENIALNIQIITFKISNFGLLLGLGMRLIVHFNEIIILLKTGVIFVCAIFIIFSFTVGYLLGGPGIDTQRVLGVGTAQRNFAAALLIGTSNFDDPNVISVIMVTSLLMMISVLILGKKLPELHQGQGVDLEKVEVS; from the coding sequence ATGCACCAAATTATTCCCATACTTGACAAAATAGCATTTCTAGCTTTTATTGTTACTACTATGTTTGGTACAGGTTTAAAGTTAACTGTACAACAGATTTGGCAACCTCTTCATAATATCCGTTTGGTTGTTTTATCGCTACTGACCAATTTTGTTTTAGTACCGCTTTTTGTATATTTACTGGTGCTAGTAATACCTGTTAATGAACCTGTGAAAGATGGTTTGATAATTATGGCATTGGCATCAGGTCCTCCAGCTTTACCTAAACTTGCCCAAATAGTGAAGGGGAATTTAGCTTTTTCTACAGGTTTGATGATGATGTTAATGTTCGGCACTATTTTTTATATGCCGATTGTATTACCATTGGTTTTGCAAGGAGTAGAAGTCAATTCTTGGGATATTGCTAAACCTTTAATATTAATGATGTTAACACCGTTGGGAATTGGGTTATTAATTAAGGCAAAATACGAAAATATTGCTTTAAATATCCAAATAATTACTTTCAAAATATCTAATTTTGGATTGCTTTTGGGTTTAGGTATGAGACTGATAGTACACTTCAATGAAATTATTATTTTATTGAAAACTGGTGTAATCTTTGTTTGTGCTATTTTTATTATCTTCTCCTTTACTGTGGGTTATTTATTGGGTGGTCCTGGGATTGATACTCAAAGAGTTTTAGGAGTAGGAACTGCACAACGCAATTTTGCCGCAGCGTTGTTAATAGGTACGAGCAATTTTGATGATCCGAATGTGATCAGCGTGATTATGGTGACGAGTTTATTAATGATGATATCTGTTCTGATTTTGGGAAAAAAGTTACCAGAATTACATCAAGGACAGGGTGTAGATTTAGAAAAGGTAGAGGTTTCGTGA